The genomic stretch CCCCCTCGTTGGCCAGGACGGCCGGCAGGCCGGCCGCGTGCTCCGTCCGGACGGTCACCCGCCGCGTCCGCGCCTGATGGGCCAGCATCCCGGCCACGCTGTCCAGGAGCTCCCGCGCGTCCACCGGCTGCCGACCCATCCCCGGATCCCGGCTGAAGTCGGAGAGGCTCCCGATGATCCGCTTGCAGCGGTACACCTCCTCCTCGATGATCCGGAGGAGGACCCGCAGCTCGTCCGCGTCCCGCAGGGTGGCGAAGTCAGCGGCCCGGCCCCGCCGCAGGATCGCCTCGGCGGCGGAGGCGATCGCGGCCATCGGGTTGTTCAGCTCGTGGGCGATGCCCGCGGCGAGCTGCCCGATGCTGACCAGCTTGTCGGAGGCGAAGAGCTGCCGCTCCATCCGCCGCCGTTCCGTGATGTCCTCCCCCACCGTGATGACGTGGGTCACCTTCCCGGCGGCGTTCTTCACCGGGATCTTGGTGATCCGGTAGTACCGCCGGTCCGCCCCGCTCCCCGTCTCCTGCTCCACCTGCAGGATCGTGCCGGTGGCGAAGACCCGCTGGAACTCTTCGGCAGCGGCCGAGCGCTTCAGGGACGGGAGGACCGCGAAGAGGTTCTTCCCGATCACGTCCTCCCGCTGGATGCCGAACGGTCCTACCTCCCGCGTCCGGTTCCAGCAGACGATGGTGAAGTTCCGGTCCACGACGTAGAGGCCCACGGGGAGGCTGTCGAGGATGCTGGCCGTGAGGTCGGCGCCCACCACCGGTCGGGCCGGCGCCGATCCCGGATCCGGCTCGGTGGCGTCGGCCGCCGCCGATCGCGTGGCGCCCTTCTCCCGGCGGCGGCTGTAG from Candidatus Methylomirabilis sp. encodes the following:
- a CDS encoding ATP-binding protein, which gives rise to YSRRREKGATRSAAADATEPDPGSAPARPVVGADLTASILDSLPVGLYVVDRNFTIVCWNRTREVGPFGIQREDVIGKNLFAVLPSLKRSAAAEEFQRVFATGTILQVEQETGSGADRRYYRITKIPVKNAAGKVTHVITVGEDITERRRMERQLFASDKLVSIGQLAAGIAHELNNPMAAIASAAEAILRRGRAADFATLRDADELRVLLRIIEEEVYRCKRIIGSLSDFSRDPGMGRQPVDARELLDSVAGMLAHQARTRRVTVRTEHAAGLPAVLANEGELRQVFLALILNALEAQPDGGALHLQSRREGEGIVLEFTDEGPGIPVEHRSRLFEPFFTTKPPGQGPGLGLYVSHSIVTAHGGHLEVDSTPGAGTTVRVRLPAAPAVASHAG